One segment of Shewanella piezotolerans WP3 DNA contains the following:
- a CDS encoding EAL domain-containing protein, protein MTSFRYFQFFLVSIFCGLTFVTYTVNRADILTYSENTLAQYAATINAATSWQGDGKALFLNLDKQFSFQFFQYIDSNDSDNSYTHGRLLPQHEDVISELFQIDIPYTQSLENGRLQVRLSIGNAFSETVIKFKQQLMLIWATFLLISIFSFALTLRQTKKLRYSAKLIEELPSFAFHSIQKSKLKGEFKLLATAIESCQYNLKAEIDKLTDANEKLSRAAFQDPITGFGTRAKFTEKLNEICSPNSQQFGVLAIVKATELGSINQLHGREAGDDYLTRISNHIRKSLVKSPNAYCYRISTADFALILPDVTLKDGTSIIEQVKNAFDEYQQNLGTDSVAYIGLCPYLQNSDPVSLMTLADTAVSIAQTLGPNSVHVLQRLNGDELFGDSRWKVAIDDIVKRQAIKFYAQPIRPCRNDVESYRELLSRFYNVQGKFLPTTTVIAMAERHGMSEELDRLVILKTLSMLNETPSMSGLFGINISASSANQESFVAWLKNVLVRQRHIAARLVFEVNESGMQTNLSATYHFINEIHSVGARVSIERFGLGFTSFKFFKDVRPDFIKLDSSYTQGINSDAHNQFFVKMIIDIARKLTIRVIATGVENQEEKLAMEHLLMDGLQGYYIAKPTPLLTVSNSEKAEIVL, encoded by the coding sequence ATGACTAGTTTCCGATATTTTCAGTTTTTTTTAGTGTCTATATTCTGTGGGCTAACATTTGTTACATACACTGTTAACCGAGCCGACATATTAACATACAGCGAAAATACACTCGCGCAGTACGCCGCTACTATTAATGCTGCGACTAGTTGGCAAGGTGATGGTAAGGCTTTATTCCTAAACCTAGATAAGCAATTCTCTTTTCAGTTTTTTCAATATATAGACAGTAATGACAGTGATAATAGCTACACCCATGGCCGATTACTCCCCCAGCATGAAGATGTAATTAGCGAACTGTTTCAAATAGATATTCCATACACACAATCTTTAGAAAATGGTCGATTACAAGTAAGACTCTCCATTGGTAACGCCTTTTCTGAAACCGTTATAAAGTTTAAACAACAACTGATGCTCATATGGGCGACATTTTTACTTATCAGTATTTTCAGTTTTGCACTTACTTTGCGTCAAACCAAAAAGTTACGCTATAGCGCTAAACTGATAGAGGAACTACCGAGTTTTGCTTTCCACTCAATACAAAAGTCTAAGTTGAAAGGCGAATTCAAACTGCTAGCAACCGCTATAGAATCATGTCAGTACAATTTGAAAGCTGAAATAGATAAACTCACTGACGCCAATGAAAAACTATCAAGAGCCGCATTTCAAGATCCAATCACCGGCTTTGGAACCCGCGCAAAATTCACTGAAAAACTCAATGAGATTTGCTCTCCCAATAGCCAGCAGTTCGGTGTACTTGCGATAGTAAAAGCCACTGAGCTTGGTTCCATAAACCAGTTACATGGTCGTGAAGCTGGAGATGATTACTTAACCCGCATCTCAAATCACATTAGAAAATCCTTAGTTAAGTCTCCTAATGCTTATTGTTATCGAATCTCAACAGCAGATTTTGCGCTCATATTACCCGACGTTACGCTCAAAGATGGTACAAGTATTATTGAGCAGGTAAAGAATGCATTCGATGAGTACCAGCAAAACTTGGGAACCGATTCTGTCGCCTATATTGGATTATGCCCCTACCTCCAAAATAGCGATCCCGTTTCTTTAATGACTCTAGCCGATACCGCTGTGAGTATCGCTCAAACATTGGGTCCTAATAGTGTACATGTGCTTCAAAGACTCAATGGCGATGAGTTATTTGGAGACAGTCGATGGAAAGTCGCTATCGATGACATAGTAAAACGTCAGGCAATCAAATTTTATGCCCAGCCTATTCGCCCTTGTAGAAATGATGTGGAGTCTTACCGAGAACTACTATCTCGATTTTATAATGTTCAAGGTAAATTTCTCCCAACAACAACTGTTATAGCCATGGCTGAACGCCACGGAATGAGCGAGGAACTCGATAGGCTTGTCATCTTAAAAACCCTCAGTATGCTCAATGAAACACCATCAATGTCAGGTTTATTTGGCATAAATATATCGGCATCATCTGCAAACCAGGAAAGCTTTGTAGCCTGGCTTAAAAATGTGCTGGTTCGCCAGCGCCACATCGCAGCAAGATTAGTTTTTGAAGTCAATGAGTCAGGGATGCAAACTAATTTGTCTGCAACTTATCATTTTATTAATGAAATCCACAGTGTTGGAGCACGTGTATCCATTGAACGATTTGGCCTAGGTTTCACCTCTTTTAAGTTTTTCAAAGATGTTCGGCCAGACTTTATTAAATTGGACAGTAGCTATACCCAAGGGATAAATTCTGACGCCCACAATCAGTTCTTTGTCAAAATGATAATTGATATAGCTAGAAAACTAACTATCCGAGTGATTGCCACTGGTGTCGAAAATCAAGAGGAAAAGCTGGCAATGGAACACCTGTTAATGGATGGGCTTCAAGGGTACTACATCGCAAAGCCAACTCCTTTATTAACAGTAAGTAACAGTGAAAAAGCTGAAATAGTGCTTTAA
- the uvrB gene encoding excinuclease ABC subunit UvrB, producing MSESVFQLESQYKPAGDQPTAINQLVDGLESGLASQTLLGVTGSGKTFTIANVIEKMARPTIIMAPNKTLAAQLYGEMKEFFPHNAVEYFVSYYDYYQPEAYVPSTGTFIEKDASVNAHIEQMRLSATKALLERKDVVLIASVSAIYGLGDPKSYMKMLLHLREGAIMDQRDMLKRLSELQYTRNDIELQRGTYRVRGEVIDVFPADSDKHAIRVELFDDEIERLSLFDPLTGHIMKRIARITVYPKSHYVTPRESILAATEHIKEELRERKKQLLDLNKLIEEQRITERVQYDVEMMTELGYCSGIENYSRYLSGRASGDGPPTLLDYLPEDGLLIIDESHVTVPQIGAMYKGDRSRKMNLVEYGFRLPSALDNRPLKFEEFEALMPQSIFVSATPSEYEINRSEGEVAEQVVRPTGLLDPEIEVRPVGIQVDDLLSEIGKRVAVNERVLVTTLTKRMSEDLSEYLDEHGVKVRYLHSDIDTVERVEIIRDLRLGVFDVLIGINLLREGLDMPEVSLVCILDADKEGFLRSERSLIQTIGRAARNVNGKVILYGDRITKSMDKAITETNRRREMQHQYNLDNGITPKGVIKRITDVMDVGDSDNVSSEFAKVAESDADYHAKPADISHEIDKLEKQMHEHAKNLEFEEAAALRDRVGRLREKFIKA from the coding sequence GTGTCTGAATCCGTATTTCAATTGGAATCCCAATATAAACCTGCTGGCGACCAGCCGACAGCCATTAATCAACTCGTTGATGGTTTAGAGTCAGGTTTGGCTAGCCAAACCTTATTAGGGGTAACTGGCTCTGGAAAAACCTTTACTATTGCGAATGTCATAGAAAAAATGGCGCGCCCCACCATAATAATGGCACCAAATAAAACGCTAGCAGCACAGCTTTATGGCGAAATGAAAGAGTTTTTTCCTCACAATGCCGTAGAGTATTTTGTTTCTTATTACGATTATTACCAACCTGAAGCCTATGTGCCTTCAACAGGGACTTTTATTGAAAAGGATGCCTCTGTCAATGCGCATATTGAGCAGATGCGTTTGTCCGCAACTAAAGCATTGCTAGAGCGTAAAGATGTGGTGTTGATTGCATCTGTATCGGCGATTTATGGCTTGGGTGATCCCAAGTCCTATATGAAAATGTTATTGCATCTTAGGGAAGGCGCAATAATGGATCAGCGCGACATGCTCAAACGACTCAGTGAGCTGCAATATACGCGCAATGATATAGAACTGCAGCGAGGCACGTACCGTGTTCGTGGTGAAGTGATCGATGTGTTTCCCGCTGATTCTGACAAGCATGCAATTAGAGTAGAGCTTTTTGATGATGAAATTGAGCGTTTAAGCTTATTCGATCCGCTAACTGGTCACATCATGAAGCGTATCGCCCGTATTACTGTTTATCCTAAGAGTCATTACGTGACACCGCGAGAATCGATTTTGGCGGCGACTGAACATATTAAAGAGGAGCTGCGTGAACGTAAGAAGCAGTTATTAGACCTAAATAAACTCATAGAAGAACAGCGTATTACTGAGCGGGTACAATATGACGTTGAAATGATGACTGAACTTGGTTATTGCTCTGGTATCGAGAACTACTCTCGTTATCTTTCAGGGCGTGCTTCTGGTGATGGACCGCCAACATTACTCGATTATCTGCCTGAAGATGGTCTGTTGATTATTGATGAATCACACGTCACGGTTCCTCAAATTGGCGCTATGTATAAAGGCGATCGCTCAAGAAAGATGAATTTGGTTGAGTATGGATTTCGTTTACCTTCGGCACTCGACAATCGTCCATTAAAATTTGAAGAATTTGAAGCGCTAATGCCACAAAGCATTTTTGTTTCAGCAACGCCAAGTGAATACGAGATTAACAGATCAGAGGGAGAGGTCGCTGAGCAGGTTGTAAGGCCTACAGGGCTTCTCGACCCCGAGATCGAAGTTAGGCCTGTTGGCATACAGGTTGATGACCTACTCTCTGAGATAGGTAAGCGTGTCGCAGTTAACGAACGGGTGCTTGTCACGACATTAACGAAGAGGATGTCGGAGGATCTGTCTGAGTATTTGGATGAACATGGCGTTAAAGTAAGATATTTGCATTCAGATATTGATACTGTTGAGCGTGTAGAGATCATTCGCGACCTTAGGCTGGGTGTTTTCGATGTGCTTATTGGCATTAACTTACTGCGTGAAGGGTTAGACATGCCTGAGGTTTCTTTAGTCTGTATTCTTGATGCAGACAAAGAGGGCTTCTTACGTTCTGAGCGTTCTCTAATTCAAACTATTGGGCGCGCAGCGCGTAATGTTAATGGCAAAGTTATTCTGTATGGCGACCGTATCACTAAGTCTATGGATAAAGCGATTACGGAAACGAATCGTCGTCGGGAGATGCAGCATCAGTACAATCTTGATAATGGCATTACACCTAAGGGTGTCATCAAGCGTATCACAGATGTTATGGATGTGGGTGATAGTGATAATGTGTCGAGCGAGTTTGCCAAAGTGGCAGAGAGTGACGCTGATTATCACGCCAAACCTGCTGATATCAGTCATGAGATCGATAAGCTTGAAAAACAGATGCATGAACATGCCAAGAATTTAGAGTTTGAAGAGGCTGCAGCGCTTAGGGATAGAGTCGGCAGATTACGTGAGAAATTTATAAAGGCGTGA
- the rrtA gene encoding rhombosortase — MVKSPYFVVILVSLLCILLFSLGLDDALAYRRDNIFEGQWWRLISGNFLHTNIWHLAMNLAGLWVIVLLFEQHYSAKMLTILILTLGLLQGLALLMFFPNTLGYVGLSGLLHGLFVFGAVLDISKGLKTGYLLTLGVILKVLYEQTFGASHEVTSLIGARVATEAHLIGVVSGFICLAYLYGVNHVKSNR; from the coding sequence ATGGTCAAAAGTCCCTACTTTGTCGTCATATTAGTAAGTTTACTGTGCATTCTTCTATTCTCTTTAGGCTTAGATGATGCTTTAGCCTATAGACGAGACAACATTTTTGAGGGGCAATGGTGGCGGTTAATAAGCGGTAATTTCCTGCATACCAACATTTGGCACTTAGCCATGAACTTGGCTGGTTTATGGGTGATAGTGTTACTGTTTGAGCAACATTACAGCGCCAAAATGCTCACTATTCTGATTTTAACTTTAGGTTTACTGCAAGGGCTAGCATTACTGATGTTCTTTCCAAATACCCTAGGTTACGTTGGCCTGAGTGGACTATTACATGGACTTTTTGTTTTTGGCGCTGTGCTAGATATAAGCAAAGGTCTCAAAACAGGATATTTATTAACTCTGGGAGTTATTTTGAAAGTGCTCTATGAGCAAACCTTTGGTGCCAGCCATGAAGTAACATCACTCATAGGTGCTCGTGTTGCCACTGAGGCGCATTTAATAGGCGTAGTGAGTGGCTTTATCTGCTTAGCGTATCTTTATGGCGTTAATCATGTGAAGAGTAACAGATAA
- the queC gene encoding 7-cyano-7-deazaguanine synthase QueC: MSKAIVVFSGGQDSTTCLIQALTQYDEVHCVTFDYGQRHRQEIEIAKELSSKLGASSHQVLDVGILNDLTVSALTRDIPIEENKDGNAIPNTFVPGRNILFLTLAGIYAYQINADVIITGVCETDFSGYPDCRNEFIKSMQTALMQGMDKQLTISTPLMWLDKAETWALADKYNSLELVRHQTLTCYNGLKGDGCGTCPACILRQRGLDEYLANSTMYQAQLAAKCTE; encoded by the coding sequence ATGTCAAAAGCAATTGTCGTATTTTCTGGTGGCCAAGATTCCACGACCTGTCTAATTCAAGCACTCACCCAATATGATGAAGTTCACTGTGTGACTTTCGATTATGGCCAAAGGCATAGACAAGAGATTGAGATAGCCAAAGAATTATCTTCAAAGTTGGGCGCTAGCAGTCATCAGGTGCTAGATGTTGGGATCTTAAATGATCTAACGGTTTCAGCCCTCACCCGCGATATCCCTATCGAAGAGAACAAAGACGGTAACGCGATCCCCAATACATTTGTCCCAGGTCGAAACATTTTGTTTCTCACGCTAGCTGGGATTTATGCTTATCAAATCAATGCCGATGTTATCATTACGGGAGTATGCGAAACAGACTTCTCAGGCTATCCTGATTGTCGCAATGAGTTCATTAAGTCAATGCAAACTGCACTGATGCAAGGAATGGATAAGCAGCTAACCATTAGCACCCCATTAATGTGGCTCGATAAAGCTGAAACCTGGGCGCTTGCAGACAAATACAATAGCCTTGAGTTAGTTCGCCATCAGACTCTTACCTGTTATAACGGACTAAAGGGCGATGGTTGTGGTACATGTCCGGCCTGTATATTAAGACAACGTGGGCTCGATGAATATTTAGCTAATTCAACAATGTACCAAGCCCAGTTAGCCGCTAAATGTACAGAATAA
- the queE gene encoding 7-carboxy-7-deazaguanine synthase QueE, with translation MNYPVNEVFETIQGEGYFTGVPAIFVRLQGCPVGCAWCDTKHTWDVIEENRVAPELVIQVDGTIGRWSELSSEQLVAAFKSKGFTAKHIVITGGEPCMYDLTEFTHYLHQMGYQTQIETSGTFEVACDSGTWVTVSPKINMKGGYKVLAQALERANEIKHPIATRNHIDELDELLADIDINDKTVCLQPISQKARATELAMKTCIERNWRLSIQTHKYLDID, from the coding sequence ATGAATTACCCAGTCAATGAAGTGTTTGAAACCATACAAGGTGAGGGCTATTTTACCGGAGTACCGGCCATTTTTGTTAGGCTTCAAGGTTGTCCTGTTGGCTGCGCCTGGTGTGATACCAAACACACCTGGGACGTTATTGAGGAGAATCGAGTCGCACCTGAGTTAGTGATCCAAGTTGACGGGACGATAGGGCGTTGGTCAGAGTTATCCAGCGAGCAATTGGTTGCTGCTTTCAAAAGCAAAGGGTTTACGGCTAAACATATAGTGATAACTGGCGGTGAGCCGTGCATGTACGACCTCACTGAGTTTACCCACTACTTACATCAAATGGGCTATCAGACACAGATAGAAACGAGTGGTACCTTTGAAGTGGCGTGTGACAGTGGAACTTGGGTTACCGTCTCGCCTAAAATTAATATGAAAGGTGGCTATAAGGTACTCGCACAGGCTCTTGAGCGTGCAAATGAAATTAAGCACCCTATTGCAACTCGTAATCATATTGATGAATTGGATGAACTGTTAGCTGATATCGATATCAATGATAAAACCGTCTGCTTACAACCTATTAGCCAAAAGGCAAGGGCGACTGAACTGGCGATGAAAACTTGTATTGAACGCAACTGGCGCCTTTCCATTCAAACACATAAGTATTTAGATATCGATTAG
- a CDS encoding PLP-dependent cysteine synthase family protein, whose translation MTSSWVNQAIEKIDADFQRSADTHLIKLDTPGLSGIDIYLKDESTHPTGSLKHRLARSLFLYALCNGWIKENTTVIESSSGSTAVSEAYFARLLGLPFIAVMPSSTAKKKIQQIEFYGGQCHFVDHSSKIYAESERLAKELDGHYMDQFTYAERATDWRGNNNIANSIFNQMEREQHAIPSWIVMSPGTGGTSATIGRYIRYQRLATKLCVVDPENSVFFDYFNTGNTDITCTNGSKIEGIGRPRVEPSFIPGVVDEMRKIPDPASVATINWLENIIGRKTGASTGTNLYGALQLASEMAERGETGSIVTLICDSGERYLDTYYDAQWVKDNIGDLTPYNNALAHFSETSVLNCPAAK comes from the coding sequence TTGACTAGTTCTTGGGTAAATCAAGCCATCGAAAAAATCGATGCAGACTTTCAACGAAGTGCAGACACTCACCTAATTAAACTTGATACCCCCGGTTTGAGTGGCATTGATATTTACCTTAAAGATGAAAGTACCCACCCTACTGGTAGTTTAAAACATAGACTTGCTCGTTCGCTTTTTCTTTACGCTCTATGTAACGGCTGGATCAAAGAGAACACAACAGTTATCGAATCATCTTCAGGCAGCACTGCGGTATCCGAAGCCTACTTTGCCCGACTACTTGGATTGCCTTTTATTGCCGTCATGCCAAGCAGTACCGCGAAGAAAAAAATACAGCAAATAGAGTTCTACGGCGGCCAATGCCACTTTGTCGATCATTCAAGTAAAATCTACGCTGAATCAGAGCGTTTAGCCAAAGAGTTAGACGGCCATTATATGGATCAGTTTACTTACGCTGAGCGTGCTACCGATTGGCGTGGCAACAATAACATTGCCAACTCTATTTTTAATCAAATGGAGAGAGAACAACATGCTATCCCATCATGGATTGTCATGAGTCCTGGCACCGGCGGCACATCAGCAACAATTGGACGCTATATTCGCTATCAACGATTAGCGACTAAGCTGTGCGTTGTTGACCCTGAAAATTCAGTATTTTTTGATTACTTCAATACAGGTAATACTGATATCACGTGTACTAATGGCAGTAAAATTGAAGGTATTGGTCGGCCAAGAGTTGAGCCTTCTTTTATACCCGGGGTTGTCGATGAAATGCGAAAAATTCCAGATCCTGCATCTGTGGCAACCATAAACTGGTTAGAGAACATCATCGGACGTAAAACTGGCGCTTCGACAGGAACAAATCTTTACGGCGCCTTACAGCTCGCATCAGAGATGGCCGAGAGAGGAGAGACCGGATCAATTGTGACCTTAATTTGTGACTCTGGTGAGCGTTACCTTGACACCTATTACGATGCTCAATGGGTTAAGGACAATATAGGCGACTTAACACCTTACAATAATGCACTCGCTCACTTTAGTGAAACCAGTGTGCTTAATTGTCCGGCTGCTAAATAG
- a CDS encoding VC2046/SO_2500 family protein: MQAVSPLVNELQLGSRLNSAVETNRRGEFALLLSLLSADARDMAQFHTPEFKQQDLRAKFELGESQPLIKRLTIDSPVTNNSSAFQNGGITAFRLNNAVDEEALVIRGNDQLDMEEVIANCDIHTRNRYQNIATEHRVKHSHFVDHLVMQRQMSELIAQA, encoded by the coding sequence ATGCAAGCAGTTAGCCCTTTAGTTAACGAATTACAATTAGGCTCGCGTCTCAACAGTGCTGTTGAGACGAATCGGCGTGGTGAATTTGCTTTATTGCTATCACTGTTGTCTGCTGATGCACGTGATATGGCTCAATTTCATACGCCGGAGTTCAAACAACAGGATCTACGCGCTAAATTTGAACTCGGGGAAAGTCAGCCATTAATAAAACGACTCACTATAGATTCTCCGGTGACGAATAACAGCTCAGCATTCCAAAATGGGGGGATAACAGCTTTTAGACTAAATAATGCAGTGGATGAAGAGGCACTTGTTATCCGTGGTAATGATCAATTAGATATGGAGGAAGTCATTGCAAACTGTGATATTCACACTCGTAATCGATACCAGAACATTGCCACTGAACATCGCGTAAAACACTCTCATTTTGTTGACCATTTAGTCATGCAGCGACAAATGAGTGAATTAATTGCTCAAGCTTGA
- a CDS encoding DUF406 family protein, with the protein MKNIQNAQSDLVNDTCNDCGSFVDVGAVIDEHDTVLELTLTGENASKLANEVAEKAINRFEEVRSEIATNGDQLTLTLTFSFSAEKMIFQLENSL; encoded by the coding sequence ATGAAAAATATTCAAAATGCACAGTCTGATTTAGTTAATGATACGTGTAATGATTGTGGTAGCTTTGTTGATGTTGGTGCGGTAATTGATGAGCACGATACTGTTTTAGAGCTAACACTGACAGGCGAAAACGCTTCGAAACTAGCAAATGAAGTTGCTGAAAAAGCTATAAATCGTTTCGAAGAGGTTCGTAGCGAAATCGCGACTAACGGTGATCAGCTCACTTTAACGCTAACATTTTCATTTAGTGCAGAAAAAATGATCTTCCAATTAGAGAATAGTTTGTAA
- a CDS encoding putative bifunctional diguanylate cyclase/phosphodiesterase — translation MKKHRYQKLLEQIVNSKAKQCGDFNATAKLAAELLLEQLVVSRVVISGLSEESNILENVYSTPAFSVAPADVSRPLPSLCPTFVEELRVNRHIASDNCISDPLLIELNHYYRHQKVTAALEVSIRINGHLEGVLSLERDSELSPWQEAEIQLTSQVADQLALTLATKYAYDKDERLKLFLSATEQSDQIMMVVNLASLTIEYVNNAHFVLTQIPKDQIIGRPVQELEFFKQFPDKAEIVLAKARAGESSEEEVKLVRRDGTDYWVRLSVKRFISERGNHFALINADNCTEQHQHQSELERLAWRCGLTGLYNRTHFGRVLDRAKEGHLVLIDLRGFKRFNDTYGHANGDLMLVEVARRIRHFADINHIEEIARIGSDEFAVLISDSREVDVITPLIERLYNNLELPVSIGTEQIEPKPAIAAVDIASIEQLFPALTCADIALQYAKNKQGNAIQVFNSALLNAFKDDAQIERDLAVAIKGRQFELYYQPLKDLKKQAYIGAEALIRWHHPKKGVLYPGAFIDIAEQTGLITDIGSWVLEAACKQLNLWQHRQIDISMHVNVSARQFFSGTLFEQVWELIGRYRLKPHSLILEITETELMEDIRSATNLCNELAELGVGLAIDDFGTGYSSMRYLKQFPISKLKIDRSFISDLSVSHESREIVSAIIAMASALNISLTAEGVETKEQELFLADHLCHQAQGFLYSPALRVSEFGEFLEESSTPVH, via the coding sequence GTGAAGAAACATAGATACCAGAAATTGTTAGAACAAATTGTTAACTCCAAGGCTAAGCAGTGTGGCGACTTTAATGCCACTGCTAAATTGGCTGCTGAATTGCTTTTAGAACAGCTCGTCGTCTCGCGAGTTGTTATTTCTGGTTTGAGCGAAGAATCAAATATCCTTGAAAATGTATACAGCACGCCAGCCTTTTCAGTCGCGCCTGCAGACGTTTCACGCCCATTGCCATCACTTTGTCCCACCTTTGTTGAAGAACTTAGGGTTAACCGCCATATAGCATCTGACAATTGCATATCAGATCCGCTGCTAATTGAACTTAATCATTATTATCGTCATCAGAAGGTAACTGCTGCATTAGAGGTTTCGATAAGGATTAATGGTCATCTAGAAGGGGTATTAAGCTTAGAGCGTGACAGCGAATTATCGCCCTGGCAAGAAGCCGAAATACAATTAACATCGCAAGTTGCTGATCAACTAGCGCTAACGTTAGCAACTAAATACGCTTACGATAAAGATGAGCGGTTAAAATTGTTTTTGTCTGCCACGGAGCAGTCAGATCAAATAATGATGGTGGTAAACCTTGCATCATTAACCATAGAGTATGTTAATAACGCTCATTTTGTATTAACCCAAATCCCCAAAGACCAGATTATTGGCCGCCCTGTACAAGAATTAGAGTTTTTTAAACAATTTCCAGACAAAGCTGAAATAGTGCTGGCTAAAGCTAGAGCAGGGGAAAGCTCTGAAGAAGAGGTTAAGCTTGTCCGTCGAGATGGAACCGATTATTGGGTGAGACTCTCAGTTAAACGTTTCATATCTGAAAGAGGTAATCATTTTGCGTTAATCAATGCTGATAACTGTACAGAACAGCATCAACATCAAAGTGAACTTGAACGGTTGGCTTGGCGCTGTGGGTTAACCGGTTTATATAATCGAACTCACTTTGGTCGAGTGTTAGATAGGGCAAAAGAGGGCCATCTTGTTCTCATAGACCTTCGTGGATTTAAACGCTTCAACGATACCTATGGCCATGCTAATGGTGATTTGATGCTGGTAGAAGTTGCTAGGCGGATTAGACATTTCGCAGACATTAATCATATCGAAGAGATCGCCCGGATTGGTAGTGATGAGTTTGCGGTCTTAATCAGTGACTCTCGTGAAGTTGATGTGATCACTCCCTTAATCGAGCGTTTATATAATAATTTGGAACTACCGGTTAGCATAGGTACAGAGCAAATAGAACCTAAACCGGCCATAGCAGCAGTTGATATTGCCTCTATTGAGCAGCTATTTCCTGCGCTAACCTGTGCAGATATTGCCCTGCAATATGCAAAGAATAAGCAAGGGAATGCAATACAAGTGTTCAACTCTGCATTATTGAATGCATTTAAGGATGATGCACAGATAGAGCGTGACTTAGCTGTGGCGATAAAGGGGCGTCAATTCGAGCTGTACTACCAGCCGTTAAAAGATTTGAAAAAGCAGGCTTATATCGGTGCTGAAGCACTCATTCGATGGCATCACCCTAAAAAAGGTGTGTTATACCCTGGGGCGTTTATTGATATTGCCGAGCAAACGGGGCTTATCACTGATATCGGTTCATGGGTGCTTGAAGCTGCATGTAAACAGCTAAATTTATGGCAGCACCGCCAAATTGATATATCAATGCATGTTAACGTTTCAGCTAGGCAGTTTTTTAGTGGCACGCTGTTTGAGCAAGTTTGGGAATTAATAGGCCGCTATCGATTAAAACCTCACAGCTTGATATTGGAAATCACTGAAACTGAATTGATGGAAGATATTCGTTCTGCAACAAATTTATGTAACGAGCTGGCAGAGTTAGGGGTCGGTCTAGCCATTGATGATTTTGGGACAGGTTATAGCTCAATGCGATATCTAAAACAGTTCCCTATCAGTAAGCTTAAAATTGACCGTTCGTTTATTTCAGATCTCAGCGTTAGTCATGAAAGCCGCGAAATTGTTAGTGCGATTATCGCCATGGCATCGGCACTCAATATTTCCTTGACTGCTGAAGGAGTTGAAACCAAAGAGCAGGAGCTCTTCTTGGCTGATCATCTGTGCCACCAAGCTCAAGGTTTCTTATATAGCCCTGCGTTAAGGGTTTCTGAATTTGGTGAATTCTTAGAAGAGTCGTCAACACCAGTTCATTGA
- a CDS encoding YchJ family protein, which produces MTNPNNDPATECPCCSGTNYQNCCEPLHLKKVIASSPEQLMRSRFCAFYFGLFDYLIETHHKQYLGGLTSELLSEGPQPNWLSLEVISSSKLDLQGKVTFQAWFKDKNKLDAIHESSDFIKENDSWYYTEGVQYSPVYPKRNELCVCGSKKKFKQCCL; this is translated from the coding sequence ATGACAAACCCAAATAATGATCCAGCGACAGAGTGTCCATGCTGCTCAGGAACAAACTACCAAAACTGCTGTGAGCCATTACATTTAAAAAAAGTAATTGCATCAAGCCCCGAACAGTTAATGCGCTCACGCTTTTGTGCTTTCTATTTTGGGCTATTTGATTACTTAATCGAAACGCACCATAAACAATACCTTGGCGGGTTAACTTCTGAGTTACTAAGTGAAGGCCCTCAACCAAATTGGCTCAGTTTGGAAGTCATCTCTTCATCTAAATTAGACTTACAGGGAAAAGTAACTTTTCAAGCGTGGTTTAAAGATAAGAATAAGTTGGACGCCATACACGAGAGTTCTGATTTTATAAAAGAAAATGATTCTTGGTATTACACCGAAGGTGTCCAATACAGCCCTGTATATCCAAAACGAAATGAGTTATGTGTTTGTGGTAGTAAAAAGAAGTTTAAACAGTGCTGCCTATAA